The Thermoplasmata archaeon nucleotide sequence TTCGGCTGTAGGTTGTGCAACCTTTCTAGGGGCTTTCGACGAGGCTATGACCAAAGCCTTCCTTCTCGGCGGATCAGGCTGTTCCGTGTACAGCTTGAATGTTCTGTCCTCGTACATGTGATAGAGGCCGGTCGCTCTTCCGAAATAGACCGGTGTCGCCACAATCAGGGCATCGCAGTCCCTCACATCCTCCAGCACCGGGACCAGGTCATCCTTAAGAGGACATGGTCTCCCCTTCTTGCAGTTATGGCAGCCTTGGCAGTCTCTGAAACTGAGCTCGTTCAGGAAATGAACGTGCCGGTC carries:
- a CDS encoding flavodoxin family protein; this encodes MPRKVCVILSSPSRKGSTSTLAIEAANAIEDADRHVHFLNELSFRDCQGCHNCKKGRPCPLKDDLVPVLEDVRDCDALIVATPVYFGRATGLYHMYEDRTFKLYTEQPDPPRRKALVIASSKAPRKVAQPTAERLQRILTRRNFETSIFLHSVNEDGAPQDNPDMLARVREAGKSLLD